A single region of the Bacteroidota bacterium genome encodes:
- the rlmN gene encoding 23S rRNA (adenine(2503)-C(2))-methyltransferase RlmN, with protein sequence MQANDKIVIRDLTLEMLTEKIVGFGESAFRAKQIYEWLWKKSAMDFAEMSNLSKNLRALLEEKFTINPITIDFEQKSSDGTIKCRFKLHDGHLVEGVLIPAEYRMTACVSSQVGCNLGCTFCATGFMKVKRNLEPYEIYDQVVLLNRAALAHHKQPLTNIVFMGMGEPLLNYNNVLAGIEKITSENGLHISSKRITVSTAGLAKMIKKLADDDVKFNLALSLHAADDIKRSKLMPINEANNLSDLVKALNYFFDKTGNRITFEYILFDGINESMEDAKNLVALCSKVPARVNIIEYNTIREADFHKSKEEQRERFIAYLETHRVVAKVRRSRGKDIDAACGQLANKG encoded by the coding sequence ATGCAGGCAAACGACAAAATTGTAATCAGAGATTTAACCCTCGAAATGCTCACCGAAAAAATTGTAGGTTTTGGGGAATCTGCTTTCAGAGCCAAACAAATTTATGAATGGCTTTGGAAAAAAAGTGCAATGGATTTTGCCGAAATGAGCAATCTTTCCAAAAATTTACGCGCTTTATTGGAAGAAAAATTTACCATTAATCCGATTACTATTGATTTTGAACAAAAAAGTAGCGACGGAACCATAAAATGTCGGTTTAAATTGCATGACGGGCATTTGGTGGAAGGTGTTTTAATTCCGGCTGAATACCGCATGACAGCTTGTGTTTCAAGTCAGGTGGGCTGTAATTTGGGATGTACATTTTGTGCAACCGGTTTTATGAAAGTAAAACGCAACCTCGAACCTTACGAAATTTATGATCAGGTCGTATTATTAAATCGCGCAGCATTAGCGCATCACAAACAACCATTAACCAATATTGTATTTATGGGCATGGGCGAGCCTTTGCTTAATTACAATAATGTATTGGCCGGTATCGAAAAAATTACTTCTGAAAACGGATTACATATTTCATCAAAACGTATTACTGTTTCAACTGCGGGATTAGCGAAAATGATAAAAAAATTAGCCGATGATGATGTGAAATTTAATCTTGCCTTATCACTCCACGCTGCTGATGATATTAAACGCAGCAAGTTGATGCCAATAAATGAAGCCAATAATTTATCTGACCTGGTAAAAGCGCTCAATTATTTTTTCGATAAAACAGGTAACCGCATCACTTTTGAATACATTCTTTTTGATGGTATTAATGAAAGTATGGAAGATGCAAAAAACCTCGTTGCATTATGCAGTAAAGTTCCTGCAAGAGTAAATATTATTGAATACAATACCATTCGCGAAGCCGATTTTCATAAATCGAAAGAAGAACAACGCGAACGATTTATTGCCTATCTGGAAACACATCGTGTTGTTGCCAAAGTAAGGCGCAGTCGCGGAAAAGATATTGATGCTGCCTGCGGACAATTAGCCAACAAAGGATAA
- a CDS encoding PorP/SprF family type IX secretion system membrane protein → MLRINQGSGMFKKLTLFIVGLASLSLHAQDIHFSQFFSSPLTLNPALTGAFNGNIRGIVNYRNQWNSFAPFNTFGASVDANFGSSFLKTDLMGIGLNAYSDVAGDTRYSSTQVNLTFAYIKTMGDRYHRSYLSAGFQGGYAQKSIDYLAMTFASQFDGVYYDPTLGTGESIGFDTKGYLDLSAGLMWYLVPREDKVSMYIGASMYHVNQPNQSIGAQNDKLYMRTSAHAGAQIPVGELTSLVPAVMVVFQGPYTEYFGGTNLKFYLQGMKWSSNAISFGIWQRVVGDVEAATKAESTAISARLDYDKISLGLSYDVNISSLSEASKNNGGPEISLTYISSLPQKARKIPCPKF, encoded by the coding sequence ATGCTCCGAATAAACCAGGGTTCAGGTATGTTTAAGAAACTCACACTATTTATTGTTGGCTTGGCATCTTTGTCGCTACACGCGCAGGACATCCATTTCAGTCAGTTTTTTTCATCACCTTTAACTTTGAACCCTGCATTAACAGGTGCTTTCAACGGCAATATCCGCGGCATTGTGAATTATCGCAACCAGTGGAATTCATTCGCTCCTTTTAACACTTTTGGTGCCAGTGTTGATGCTAATTTTGGTTCTTCTTTCCTGAAAACTGACCTGATGGGCATTGGTTTGAATGCCTATTCTGACGTTGCCGGAGATACTAGATACAGCAGCACGCAAGTGAATTTAACCTTTGCCTATATCAAAACCATGGGTGATCGTTACCACAGAAGTTATCTTTCTGCCGGATTTCAGGGTGGATATGCACAAAAAAGTATCGACTATCTGGCAATGACATTTGCGAGTCAGTTCGACGGTGTTTATTACGACCCAACCCTGGGAACAGGCGAATCTATTGGATTTGATACGAAAGGTTACCTCGATTTATCAGCAGGTTTAATGTGGTATCTGGTGCCTCGTGAAGATAAAGTAAGTATGTATATCGGTGCTTCCATGTATCATGTGAATCAACCCAACCAGTCGATTGGAGCACAAAACGACAAACTCTACATGCGCACTTCCGCTCATGCTGGCGCTCAAATTCCGGTTGGTGAACTTACCAGTCTGGTGCCTGCAGTAATGGTGGTGTTCCAAGGTCCTTATACTGAATATTTTGGTGGGACTAACCTGAAATTTTATTTGCAAGGCATGAAATGGAGTTCAAATGCCATTTCATTTGGTATTTGGCAGCGTGTGGTTGGAGATGTGGAAGCGGCAACAAAAGCAGAATCCACAGCAATATCAGCACGTCTCGATTATGATAAAATCAGTTTAGGATTGAGTTATGATGTAAATATTTCTTCTTTATCTGAAGCAAGTAAAAATAATGGTGGCCCTGAAATTTCACTTACCTATATTTCAAGTCTGCCACAAAAAGCAAGAAAAATTCCTTGCCCTAAATTTTAA